A window of Melopsittacus undulatus isolate bMelUnd1 chromosome 2, bMelUnd1.mat.Z, whole genome shotgun sequence contains these coding sequences:
- the LOC117435894 gene encoding zinc finger protein 70-like: MDDELGPLPNHLASTDLQDMLAAGSRGGEEQLGNNHGSQQDSSRAQQGGCEEEGVTKPPCSNIILVKRQDRRTSAASQRTACAGRPTICSECGKGFSRSIHLTQHQRMHTGERPFLCGDCGKGFSQSSHLIQHQRVHTGQKPYTCVECGKSFSQSSNLLKHQRIHTGLKPYMCSECGKIFSDSSTCIKHQRMHTGERPYKCPACGKSFSQHSHLLQHQRTHDGIRPYACGQCGKHFGQSSDLLNHTRTHTGEKPYKCSQCGQGFSGNSNLIKHIRIHTGEQPYHCTQCGESFRFQPQLVRHQKHHMD; the protein is encoded by the exons ATGG atgatgAGCTAGGTCCCCTTCCAAATCACCTTGCAAGCACAGATCTGCAGGATATGTTGGCAGCAGGAtccagaggaggagaggaacaGTTGGGGAACAACCATGGAAGTCAGCAAGATTCCTCAAGGGCTCAGCAAGGTGGCTGTGAGGAAGAAGGGGTGACTAAGCCGCCTTGTTCTAATATCATCCTGGTAAAAAGACAGGACAGAAGGACATCAGCAGCCTCACAGCGCACTGCTTGTGCAGGGAGACCCACCATCTGCTCTGAGTGTGGAAAGGGCTTCAGTCGGAGCATCCATCTCACCCAGCACCAGCGAATGCACACTGGGGAGCGCCCCTTCCTATGTGGAGATTGTGGCAAGGGCTTCAGCCAGAGTTCCCATCTCATCCAGCACCAGCGGGTCCACACAGGCCAGAAACCCTACACCTGTGTTGAGTGTGGGAAGAGCTTCAGCCAGAGCTCTAACCTCCTCAAGCACCAGCGCATCCACACCGGGCTCAAGCCCTACATGTGCAGTGAGTGTGGCAAGATCTTCAGTGACAGCTCCACCTGCATCAAGCACCAGCGAATGCACACAGGCGAGCGGCCCTACAAGTGCCCAGCCTGTGGGAAAAGCTTCAGCCAACACTCCCACCTCCTTCAGCACCAGCGAACCCATGATGGCATCCGGCCTTATGCCTGTGGGCAGTGTGGCAAACATTTTGGGCAGAGCTCTGACCTCCTTAACCACACTCGTACCCACACTGGTGAGAAGCCTTACAAATGCAGCCAGTGTGGCCAGGGCTTCAGTGGCAACTCCAACCTCATCAAGCATATCCGTATCCACACTGGGGAGCAGCCGTACCACTGCACCCAGTGTGGGGAGAGTTTTCGTTTCCAGCCCCAGCTGGTGCGCCACCAGAAGCACCACATGGACTAG